GTTTGTATATCAGGGCCTTGGACCTATAAACGTCGTCGTAATGAGAAGTTGCTTCTAAAAAGATGTACTATGTGAGTATCGTATCGTGCCTGACTACGAAACCGGCTTATTATCTTATTCTCCATGAAATCCAGCTTGGAAATTCCATCGACTGTCGGTAGCGTACATTTGCTTCCATAATTATTATATCGTTAACGTGACTAAGTTTGATGATTCAATGCATCCACTAGAGGCACGCAGCTGTTTGCGGTATGATAACGATAAAGACTGTGCGCCATTCGGGCGAGAGATACTGGCAAAGaatgatttgtatttttatttgcttctttgCTTGCCGAGATATGAGTGTATGAATCGTGAAAGTAGTGCACATTCTCGAGATGAAAGCATAAACATTACTGATTTATCTTTGCTttgatttcattgttttccacTCTACGCTAACAGTGACTTGCGCACAACGCTTTGCAGATAGTTTTATGCTTCCTCTTCTATAAGCTATTATCAGTGTGTATACAACAGGACTTGAATGTGCAGAAATGTCTAACCGAATACGTCCGAGAGGAGCCGTTTAAGCTGCGATTAATTCTACTTTATTTGCATTAACATTTTCCGTCGTCTATCAGTGCCATTTGTGGCATGTGCGCGGTTCAATGCGGACCGTGGCAACATAGACAACAGTGAATCTCTTTACGAACAGCCCAACGCTGATTGCCGGCTGACTCTCTGACGAGTGCTCGGAAGGACAAATGTTTGCCTTTGTACAAGTTCAACATACAGCAGCGGCATTGTGTGTGTACGCGCTGGGTTCATAATTATACTTTGCCTCTCAATGTTTGCCCCAAGTACCCCCATTGCATCCACCATATCCATGGTCCCGCATGGAACTGTAGAAGATATCCTTACATTTGGTGTAACAGCCGTGTGTAACAGCACACCGAAGAAAGCGGGAGTTCCAATTGAATGAAatgtaattataaatatttcaccagCATGCTTCCAATGGCATCAACTTGTTTGGAGAATGGCAAAACGAGACCTCCACTGCGGGAAAACTCGCACTGCGAAAATGTACCGGCAGAAGCTACGCTGCACACTCTGCATGGGATGGTTTTTGCTGCTCCCGTTTGGAGATTGTTAAGGTATAACATTAATCTTGACATCGTGCGCTGGATACTCttggcaggtttttgtttttttataatcatGTTCTTACTATTAGTGCGGCAAGCTAAGGTTTAGCCGCACGTACGGAGGCTGAAGCTGATCGGCGAGTTCCTTCAAACCGCCCGTCAAACGATGCTCGCCGTTGAGCGAAACCATATCACGGCCCGATTTTGTGTAGTGTAGAATTTCGAAGCGTGCATCGAATTACCTTTTGCCGACAGTTAGTGCCCGGTGTGGTGAGCGAAATAATGGCacagttttggtttgttttcttgtccCCGTTCTTTTATACCCCCGGAGTGGAGTGGGCACGAGGAGATGTAAAGTTCGTATCGCTTTTAAAATTCCGGGCACGAAGCCATTGCAACCGAATCGGGCGAAGGGTTTTTGGAGTTCACTTACTTCCTGGCACGACCGGGCGATGCGAAGGATGCAAACATGGGCAAAGCAGAGTTATGAATCTCTTGTGTGTCGCATTATATTGCGAGGGCTGGAAGTggaagtggttttttttcttctgtgctCGAAGTAGAAAGTGTCATCGAAAGCCGGTAAAAACGATGTCCATAATACTTGAAAGCCTTTGTGTACCGGCACATTTGCCGTTCGGAAGGGACTACTTGGTTGAAGTCACTAAACTGGGTCATAGTTCGCTATGGTGTGGCTATGTAACATGCTGAGAATGTTTAGAAACATTCTGTGCCGGAATTACATGTATCTTCATAATGTACTCAGTTTCCCCTTGGATTGATGGAATTAGGCATGTTCTGCTTCTAACATTCATCTGATTTGTCCAATCCACGGCCTTTGGACGAATTCTCCCAGTACTCTTTAAGACCAAACCGTTCTTCAACGAATAAGAATCGTCAGTTCTAAGTGATAACAACCTCATATACATTCTTCTGTTATATTTGAAGTGTATTTAGTTCGATGCATTTCGTTACCCATGCCCACATTCAGCATTCATAATTGGCACGAGAGTCTGTCTTCACTCAACCAGATGAGCAATgttggttatttattttcttgtatTGGTAAAGAGCCGTAGCAAAAGAACACACTTCATCTTCCTTCGGAGCTCACGAAACATATCGTGAAGTGACGATTGCCGGCAGGGAAAGCATACTTCGCgccaaaccattttttaaaccattaatTAAAGGGCGAGTGACTTTGAGCGACAATTCAAAAGCAACGACCTAAATGCAGTGCATATGGTTCAAAGGGTCACGCACTTGGCAACTGGAGGGTGTGTATGTTTAGTCGACGTTACATTAAGTGACGAGTGTACAAAGCCGGCTCACTTCCAGAAGTGATGTAAACTCCCTTGCTAAATGGCAAGCGCAAAGTTTGGAAAAAGTCATAACCGATCGAATGCCACTGAAtttgaagtttgaagtttCATTTGCTTATGCTTGGTTATTACTTATATTTGGGATggaatagttgtttttttttactttaaatgtTGGTAACTTAAATTGAGTTCACCATGGTGGTTATTAGCAGCTTTTACGAGATATTCATCATTTCGCTGTATATCGTTTTGATAATCTTTGAACTTGCACGCATCACGCGTGAGTAAACATGATAAGAAAACGTTATTTATCCGATGTTCCTTCCTATTCCGAATGTCATTCGTGGAACTAACTTTCGGAGGCCGTCTTTCAGTTTCCTTTCGGCCAGTTTAAACAGAGCGTGAAACGCAAGCCCGCAACAGTAGTTGCGTACTCTACACAACAACACCCTGTTTCGGTATTCGGGCTACACCGCCATACCGATTGCTGATGGCACAGTTTTTAAGCACCCGCTCAAACCACCCTTCCCATTCCCCCCGGGGGGAGGTGTGACTAGTATCACACCACCCTTGGGTGACCAGGTGATGTCTAAAAAGTGTACACACAGCGGACGGACTCGCACGCACCGCATAGTTAGATCGAGGCGTATATTATTCGCAGACAATGAtcgcgtttgttgcctgccAGCCGGCTCACGCCGATGTCAATTGCGGTGTGATACGTACCACTGTGCATCTATTTGTCGTGTGCCATGCCATCTCCGGGGTGGTAATTGGAGGACGAAACAATCATCCTCCGGGGTCTGCGGCGAAACCGCGCCCGTGAACAAATCACTATCAGCTACCAGAtgtgaaggaaaataaaaccactccGACTCAAACTCGACTGGTCTGTGAAGGTAGGGAAATCCTACcgtaaataaataacgtaCACTGTTCTGCTCGCGGCCAGTGTGATCATCATGCAAGGGAACGGTAAAAATAGTCCCACAATCACACATGTGTGTACCGGTCCAACGGAAGGCGTTGACCATCGCCAGTGACAGAGTGAAAGCTGCGTACGTCATTGCGATAGATTGGCTAGTCAAAAATTACATTCACTTCGCCCGCCGGCTTCACCGCCCCAGCATCGATATCAATCTAGCGGAATGAGAATTAAGATAACCTCGTCTGTGCTTCGTTGATCACACGGTGCAATATCACGGGATCCGGGATGGGCGCTGTGAAAAGGTAGCGGCAAAAACCCGCGCGATCAACTGGATGGATCTGTGgcccatcgttttttttttctcgacgtCCATTGTTCCATGGggcaattattttttaaacatatgtCTTTGTTTTTGCAACGTAAAGTCTTTTTACCCCGATGCAACATGTCAACATGGTAAAATTTTGCTTGTATTGTTtaccaataacaataataacatcATTTGTGTTTATCTTACCGTGCGTTATGTGCTCCgaattgttgatttttatgtACTCCTTCGTAGCAGAgcttgtttacttttttaacACATGTATGGTTCGACACATGTACTCGCCCAACAAATAGGAAATAACATCATCTTCACAGTAACAAATCAGGAAGCCCCGTCTGTGATATACTTTCCGCAGCAAACGAACCATCTCTGGTCCATTTTAGCCACGCATTCCAGCTAGTTCCAGAGATAaataagaaatagaaaaataagACTTGTAGAGATGATGTTCCATCCCCGCTTCTTGTCCTGCTCGTTTGTTTTCTCATTACAACCATACAACGTATTCGATACGACTTGTTTTTCTGCATCATCAAGTAACGGGCAGATATTCTCCTCGGCTGTCAGTCAAACATTCAGTCTATCCGGAACTGGAGACGACACAGAACTTATAACCTGGAGTACAGTACACTAAGCTGCCATTTTGCGTCCTTGATATGTACGATATCTGGGTCAACTGTTTTGAATTGTTACAACGTAATAAACCGTCATCGAAGTACGATAATGTTGTAATTAATATCTGCTATGCACCACGTCTTATAACAGCAAAACAGCTTGAGTAAATTTAATAGATACTTAAAATTTCTGCTTataacattaaacatttatgAAACATGTAATAAAAATCGTTGTGTAATTACAACAATAATGATAAAAGCATATCCATTTTAATCCAACAATTCCTGCATCGGCCCATTGGTTTAGTGGTCGTGGCGCCGACCTTCACACGCCAGGTTGGGTACtcaaatcccatccagatcGCTGATCGATTCCCCTGTGCTCAAGGTTTTCGTTATAATAAAAAGGCTAGAAAACGTTAAACGTGTGGGGTTGGTATTATTATTCGTGGCACCTCGTCAGGCCTGAGAAGAGAGTCAATTGTATTACCCTTATTTTAACACTTGGAATCTTCCTCTAGGAACCCATCCTAAACACGCTTAGAAATCTATCGGTGTCCATATCAGAGTCAGTCCAACCGGTGGTGTAAAAAGCTGTGCTAATTCGCAAATATGTTATCCTCCTTCCTGCTGGGTGGGATGCAATTTCAGCTACTGCGTTAACTACGGGATATGCATCTCAATTGACCGAACCCCCGTCGGTCCCGAACACGCGCCACCGCGCACCACACGTTTACTCCATCTTTCCCCCGTGTTGGCCACTTTCGCTTTTGATGCGCCCCATTTAACTAATTGCACTTGGACATGCTGCACCGCGCTTGGATGCGAGTGTTGGGTGTTTACGGTGGCCGCAGTTCCCGCAGTTTCCTGGTTAGTGTGCAAGGTGCATACTCGTTTGCTGCCGACGATGCAGATGATTGCTAACTTTTTCGTTTGATATTGCGATTTACTGTAAAATGGGAATAACATTTACCCGGGTGCACTGCACAGTGTTCGCCGCAGTCGTGGTATCTTAAAGGTAAAGCAAACGAACTCATCAGTCATGGTCTGCTATCGGTCGAAGACTTCATGCAGTGTGCCGTACCGTGGGTGGAACTCTTCAAAGTTAAACCGCCTTTTTAATATCCCGACGGTAATGAGGATGCAAGGCCTGGCTTTGAATTATACTTGATGAAAGAAATATTCGAAATGCTCATTAACATTttctgaaacacacacacacactctctcgctctctctaaCACAGCCACATAAATATTGTAAATCGACAAGAGTGACTAACAAGTTCGCCACAATGAAATAAACACCATTGTACACAAAACTGCTTGCAGTGCTTGTGCTTCCCTAGAACCTTATCAAACTATATGCTCCGTCTTTTGACGACTCGGGAGGAGGTTTCCACGGCTCTGAAATCCCGAGTGCTGCCCCCAGCACGCTCGACTGTGTTTGTCCATCCACCCGTTAACTTGGTACGTCGTTCGATATGCATGACGATCGTCAACGAGAATTGCAtcgtttttgcttccctttcaAAAGGGCACGGTCTTTCAAAGTAAAGTAAATTCTCGTACCACTTGTAAGGTTGCGAAGCATTTCGCCTTCGTTTCAATACTCATCGTAAACGGTAGAAGGTTGTGAAGAATAAAGCAATTTTTGCGCTCGTACCTATGTCCGCTTGATCCGATGATATATATTAGttgcttttattatttaaaaactccTTTACATGTCGAGTTTTGCAAACATATAAGCTAATGGAAATAAGCTCCACATATTATGGTGTACACGAGGGGATGGCTTTTGTTTCCTCTGCATTTGCGTGTGTTCCTTACCATCTCGgatcattaattaattgaatctCTTTCAATCAACATGTACAGTAACACAGACATGCAGCCTATGCTATTCGTGGGAAATAGGGGAGAATTGTGAGCGAAAAGTTGTGTCCGTAACCCCGGCGACTGATTGTTTGAATCGGATTAGCATTGTGGACACCAGTGTATCGAGCTGCGCATAACAGTTAACTCTTGCTAACTCTGGTAGGCTCTCtcaccccctttttttttttgctgtccacAATATGCTGAGGCCAATCAACAAGCTTTGAAGGTCACCGTGACCCGAAtctgaaataataatttctccGGATGCAAATTGATTCCCGCTGGTGGAGCCTGGGCTTCAGGAAAGGGGTGGCGGATGGATGGGCgaatttgttattttccagGTTGCGGATGCACCACTAGCCAACCGTACTGATCAgttctgtttgttgctttcctcTATCAACAGCGAAAGCGAACTACGCGGCACACGACAAGCAGCATCACATCGACCTGGACGTTGGTGACACGGTGGTGATCGAGCAGGAGTCCTTCCATTGGTACTACGGTCGCAACAGTAGCTCGGGTACGTCGGGCATCTTCCCGAAAGCGTACGTCCATCCGGTTGACAGCAAAACGTCCCGCGATGGCTATTTGGTGATACGGCGCAGCGAAATCGTCGAGGAGATCACGACGGTGCTGCAGGAATGGCAGTATCTGTATCGTCGGCTCTACCTATCGACACATCCCTCGTTCAAGCTGGTACAGAGTAAGATGCTGGAACTGATAAGGCTGCGGTCGCAATTACTCTCCGGCAACCTACCGGTGGATGAGATGAAGAACATCAAACTCAAAGCGACCAGCGAAATCGACACGGGCAACAAGATCCTGAATTTGGACATGGTTGTGCGGGACGATTGTGGCAACATAGTGGATATCGAGCGCACCTCCACCACGCAACTGTACGAGCATCACCTCAATGCGGTAGACCGGATCAAGCGTGCCAACACATCGAACAGCAAGAACCGCAATCTGGATATCGTCAACCGTCATTCGCACAATCTGCTGCTGTCGGTGCACAATTTCGTGTGCAGATTGAGCGAAGATACGGAAATTCTGTTCACACTGTACGATGGTGATGAGATGCGGGCGATCACAGAGAACTACGTGGTCAAGTGGAGCCGCCAGGGCATGGCCGCGGATCTGGATCAGTTCAACAACATTAAGGTGTTGTTCACGGATCTGTCGGGCAATGATTTGAGCCGCAACAAAATATATCTGGTGGCGTATGTCGTGCGGATCGGTGCCATGGACGGTAAGGATACGGATCTGCGGCGTAGCAGTATGGCCAATTCCTCTAGCAGCGGGAGCTACAAATCGCATCGAAACCATTTGCATACTCAGATGAGCACTCCATCCTCACCGGGGCCGGGTTCGACAGGCGGGCAATCCAGCTCTTCTGGAACACCATCCATCGGGTCCACCATCTCGTCTAGCTCGATCAATGAGTTTCATATGCGCCGACCCTTCGGTGTAGCAACGTTGGATCTCCAGCCGATAATAAAACGTTCGGAAGATTTCAAGAGCGACACACAGCTCAAAATGCCGTTTATTCCGTGTGAAAAGGAACCACTGGAGACGACACTGCGCAAGCTGATCACTAACAAAGATCTCGGCGAAAAGAGCGATGCGGCCATATGGATCAGTGTTGATATTTTGTTCGGCGATATCAAGCAGGTCCGCGACGAATATCCCCATCTCGTCCTGGGCAATGTGGCGTTCGCCCGCAAGATGGGCTTTCCGGAGGTGATCTTTCCGGGTGATGTGCGGAACGATCTGTATCTGACGTTGGTTTCCGGCGAGTTTTCCAAGGGCTCGAAGAGCAGCGATAAAAACATCGAAGTGACGGCGTACGTGTGCAATAAGAAAGGTGTTGCGATCCCGGGTGTAATCAGCTACGGTGGAGGCGGAAATGCACTGAACGAGTACAAATCCGTCATCTACTACCATGAGGATCGCCCGAAGTGGGGTGAAACGTTCAAGATCGACGTGCCGATCGAGGAGTTTAAGCAGTGCCATTTGCGGTTCACCTTCAAGCACCGCAGCTCGAACGAGGCAAAGGATCGTTCGGAGAAACCGTTCGGACTGTCGTACGTACGGTTGATGAACGATGACGGTACCACACTACAGCACAAGCGCCACACGCTGCTGGTGTACAAAATTGATCACAAGAAGTACGACGAGGAGACGCAATTTAACTACTTAAGTTTGCCTTCGCTTACGGAGGAGCTGCCTAACGGTAGCTCGAAACCATCCATTAGTGGATTCAGTCTCGCCTCCAAGGACGGCTTCATCATCGAAACGAACCTCTGCAGCACAAAGCTAACGCAGAACGTAGACATTCTTGGGCTGTTAAATTGGTCGTCTCGGAAGGAAAAGATGGAAGAATCACTGCACGCGCTAATGAACGTACGATGCGAGGAAGTGGTCAAATTTCTGCAGGATATTCTGGACGCTCTCTTCAATATACTGGTCTCCAATGAGGACCCTGCCAAGTACGACAATTTGGTGTTCAAATGTCTGCTCCGACTCATCGAAATTGTGTACGATCTGAAGTATCAACACTTCCAGTCCGTGCTCGATCTGTACATCAACGAAAGTTTCTCCGCCACATTAGCTTACGAGTAAGTGTAAACATTCCGAGCGTGACTTCAACAAACTTTTCACTAAAcgattgctttgttttcgtgttGTCCCTTTTTCAGAAAACTAATCAACGTTGTGCAAACGCACATCCGGAATGCCATCAATAACATTTCAAAGGATCGTGCCATGGCAAACATctacacggtgaacgaaaatgaCGAGGCGCTCTATCGCACCACAAAGTACCTGCAGTACATCATGAAGTTCATCATCCGCTCGCGGTTACTGTTTGCCGATCTAAACCAGGACAAGGATCGTGAACTGTTCGTGGCCAGTCTCGAGGAGCTGCTCGAGTCATTCTCCGAATTGATCAAGTACCAGAACGATCTGTTAAAGTCGCAGGGTGCGCTACTGAAGTACCTGCACATCATTGCTTCCGATCTGATGCAGGTGTACGATCCGGTTAAGCTGAGCCAGAAAATCGTTGACATCATCACGAGCGTACCGACTGGGCGTTTAAACCAATCGAAGATGACGTGCATCAAGGATGTTGTCGACTCGAAGCTGTTCAAGTTGCCCAAATGCCGAGCGATACTGTTGCCCGTGTTCTGTCGCCAAATTAAGGATAAGCTCGAGAGTAAGGAAGAGGTACGTAATTTAAGCTGTCAACCACTTCCGGTTAAACGCTTCCTTTCTTAGCTAATGTTTATTGctcgttttatgtttatgtgtgATATGTTTTGTACTCATTCATGCATGCAATACGTATTATTTTGTACGTAAGTACTTTCAGTGTGCTGCTGTCCATCTTTTTTCCGTTACCAATATGCTCTGCCACTATCTTACTTTCTCTATGTGTGCCATTTTATGTTTGCctgacgttttgttttatcttctgCTCGCACTTATCTCACCTGTTAACGGTAGTTACGAAAGCACCACCAGAAGGAATGTGTTGTTCGTCTGCATTATTCTGTGGACAATGGAGTAGCTATATACATGCACCGTTCCCTGCTGTATGTGCGGTGTTGCATCTTACTCTTGTTATCTTTGTTATCATGTTTATGCGTTATCTTGTGTTTATCAAACGAAGCATGAAAACTCCCATCACCGATCACCACATTTTCACGTATCCTTccttagtgtgtgtgtgtgtgtgtttatttgtgtatCTGTCAATCTTGCACGAAGTACTTTCACCTTCCTTCTTGCACCAATTGACCGACGTGCGCAAGGATGAGGAGTTCACCAACATTCATCTCACATCACCAACCACGATAAGCAGCCAAACTGAACCAGAATAAAACAGAAAGATACACCAGAATGAAACTGCTATCAATCATCACCGTCCCAACATGTCGAATAGTATTGTATACATTACCAAGAACTTCTTCCTATCGATTGCTCCTGTCACCATTTTCCTCtgaaatcaatcattttccTGCAAACACTCGTATTTTCCACGATTTATGTTATCATTATCATACTAACGGTTCTATAATCAAACAATATTAACGCTCCATACATACCTTCCAAGCTCATAATTACATACCTTCCAATCTCATCACACTCATCAACATGATTAAAGTGCACTCGGCACCaatcattttgtttcctttgtaaAATATATGTTCACTTAGTTACATCAGCCAGACTAACATCTCACAATAGAGACACAATCATCCTCGTTGGTATATTGTGCATCCTACCCGTTTTCTTCACACCTGTCCAACGTTTCGGGAATGAATGTTCAGTTCGGTATCTAGGGTACTACCTATTGTAGCGATACGTGTCGATAAATAATACCGATGAGTTTAACAaagttgtattttctttttttcttttttccttcccttcccaTATTTGCATTACAAACATTTCGCAATAACTCAACCTGCTCCCTTTCCCGGTTTATCCTGTTGTTGGGACACACTCAACACAAACGCGGACCAcccaaatattaaaaaaaacaacaacacacaaaccaaTTCATCGTCCATCCGGTGGTTGGAAACTGAACGAAAACACTTGTACATCGTGATCGTTGTATGCATTTCTTCCGTGAAACAATCGAATTTaatgggattttattttattttatgataatgatatactttattttatttacttatttgaTGCCATTTTTATAATGTTCTTTGCAATGTTTCCAAAATGgtaaattaattccattttgtttgctttacgaCAATTTGactgttctttttgttttactcttttttgattaattttgttgtattcTTTCAACTGTATTTTTCTAAAATTTGCTataattggtttattttttatgtatgtttattgtatgttattctatttttaatgctttcaatGATGTTCgttgaaactttaaaaaaatctgaTCTCAATTTATCTGTACGCATACGCATATATTATGTTCCATTCATATTCGGGAAAAATGTTCTCTTGAACAAAACGACACGGCGTACAACACAAtacacaaaacccaccaaaaacaaCCCTTTGCCCATcttgtgtcctgcaccacattCATTCCTTTTCTACACGGTTTGACGATGAAATTGACGATGGTAATGATGAATGGTGATTTATGGTAAAATTGTGGTGTGATGTTGATGTGGTTAAATTTACGGTGTTGCTGGTGAtgcgatgatggtgatgatgatgcgcttTTATCACGCAACGGCACAGGGTGACTTTATGTTCGACATACGGCAGCAGGAGAAAAATCTTACCAAAGCAGCTAAGGTACTTGGGGAAAGCAAATCCCAGCTTCACACGCGTGAAACCACCGCTAAGACGAAGGTATTATTTACTCCACTTTCTTCTACTACAGCTCTTTTCAGTGTCAATCTTATACGTTTAATTCTTCAATGCTCTACAGCAACAATGTTTGGAtaaatttgaagtttttgttactttcacAACTGTTTGGTTTTTAATCGGTGCATTGCGAGTGCGGTAAGCACGTGTATCACGTGCACAATGTTGGCAGTCACTCGTGCGTTGTATTATTTTAGTGTAATTTTGTGTGTAATACTACCACCGCAGCAAACCCGTTTGATTACGCCTGAAAGTTTGAGTgtgaattgtttatttcttttttgcagaGTGTAACGCAGCGTGTGTGATTGTTGATTTCGATTGATATGATATAATACAGCTATCAAATTCTCTTTCAACAAAATCGTcaacttgtttgttttcatcagCTAACCTCCATCTTTCTCTTTCATCCTTCGTTGcattttacaataaatctTACCACTAGGTGGCCGAATGTGTCAACATCATGAACAACATGCTAGAGCTGCTGTTCCAGAGCGAGGAAGACATCGGCCCGGTAGACAACGACATCCGGGACATAATGTTGATCCTGCTCCGAACGGTGATCCAGAGTTCGATTGCCATGGATCGTAGCAATCCGCTCGTAGGCAACCTGGTAGCTATTATGCTGGGCATCTTCCGCAGCATGACTGAGGCGCACTATCAATGCTATATGCGCAGCTTTCTCACGAGCTACGATCTGTTGGACTTCCTCACCGAGATACTGCTCGTGTTCCAGGAGCTAGTCTCCAAGCCAGTCTTCCCGATCGACTGGCTGGACATGATCATGCATCAAAACATGGTGATCCTTGGCAGCTTGCAGCACTTTGCCGCCATCATAATGGATCAGTTTTTCAGCCCGTTCGAGAAGCAGGTTTGGTCGAACTATTTCCAGTGCTCCATAACGTTCCTTACGCAGCCGGCACTGCAACTGAATCTgttcagcaaaacaaaacagtcgGTCATACGAAGCACCTACCGTGACATCCGTCGGGAAACGGTATTCGAGATACGGAAGATGTGGTTCAATCTGGGTGAGCACAAGATCATGTTCGTGCCGCGGCTCGTTGGGCCGATCCTGGAGATGAGCATGATTCCGGAGGAGGATCTGCGTCGCGCCACCATACCG
This region of Anopheles marshallii chromosome 2, idAnoMarsDA_429_01, whole genome shotgun sequence genomic DNA includes:
- the LOC128709992 gene encoding dedicator of cytokinesis protein 1; translation: MIAFVACQPAHADVNCGVIRTTVHLFVVCHAISGVPTVLISSVCCFPLSTAKANYAAHDKQHHIDLDVGDTVVIEQESFHWYYGRNSSSGTSGIFPKAYVHPVDSKTSRDGYLVIRRSEIVEEITTVLQEWQYLYRRLYLSTHPSFKLVQSKMLELIRLRSQLLSGNLPVDEMKNIKLKATSEIDTGNKILNLDMVVRDDCGNIVDIERTSTTQLYEHHLNAVDRIKRANTSNSKNRNLDIVNRHSHNLLLSVHNFVCRLSEDTEILFTLYDGDEMRAITENYVVKWSRQGMAADLDQFNNIKVLFTDLSGNDLSRNKIYLVAYVVRIGAMDGKDTDLRRSSMANSSSSGSYKSHRNHLHTQMSTPSSPGPGSTGGQSSSSGTPSIGSTISSSSINEFHMRRPFGVATLDLQPIIKRSEDFKSDTQLKMPFIPCEKEPLETTLRKLITNKDLGEKSDAAIWISVDILFGDIKQVRDEYPHLVLGNVAFARKMGFPEVIFPGDVRNDLYLTLVSGEFSKGSKSSDKNIEVTAYVCNKKGVAIPGVISYGGGGNALNEYKSVIYYHEDRPKWGETFKIDVPIEEFKQCHLRFTFKHRSSNEAKDRSEKPFGLSYVRLMNDDGTTLQHKRHTLLVYKIDHKKYDEETQFNYLSLPSLTEELPNGSSKPSISGFSLASKDGFIIETNLCSTKLTQNVDILGLLNWSSRKEKMEESLHALMNVRCEEVVKFLQDILDALFNILVSNEDPAKYDNLVFKCLLRLIEIVYDLKYQHFQSVLDLYINESFSATLAYEKLINVVQTHIRNAINNISKDRAMANIYTVNENDEALYRTTKYLQYIMKFIIRSRLLFADLNQDKDRELFVASLEELLESFSELIKYQNDLLKSQGALLKYLHIIASDLMQVYDPVKLSQKIVDIITSVPTGRLNQSKMTCIKDVVDSKLFKLPKCRAILLPVFCRQIKDKLESKEEGDFMFDIRQQEKNLTKAAKVLGESKSQLHTRETTAKTKVAECVNIMNNMLELLFQSEEDIGPVDNDIRDIMLILLRTVIQSSIAMDRSNPLVGNLVAIMLGIFRSMTEAHYQCYMRSFLTSYDLLDFLTEILLVFQELVSKPVFPIDWLDMIMHQNMVILGSLQHFAAIIMDQFFSPFEKQVWSNYFQCSITFLTQPALQLNLFSKTKQSVIRSTYRDIRRETVFEIRKMWFNLGEHKIMFVPRLVGPILEMSMIPEEDLRRATIPIFFDMMQCEYYSSKYAMESYGDTKRNTAHIKGNFNDFEKEIIEKLDHYIEGGYGDAEYKDLFYEIMYESCSSHSTLQTYGVQCVQVLTQLMEKLLEYRCLIHDESKENRMACTVSLLQFYSDVNRKEMYIRYVDKLYELHMEFDNFTEAAYTLKLHSNELNWDETSLSLLLKSKRHYSCPTHRTLKEQLYRSMIDLFDKGKMWEYAIDLCKELAQQYENEVYDYLSLSELYKKMSQFYESILRTTRYESIYYRVTFYGTGFPEFLRNKEFVYRGNEYEDAGSFNMRILSQHPRAELLTTLTPGSEILECDGQFIQIVKVDPVSRDIRFGGKNTQTIASNIVKFYKSNNVSEFQFSRPIRDSQASGDDIAGTSYERTIMRTTEPLPGILRWFPVKFSETIMISPIEMAIETVDAKNRAIRDLVLEHQNDPRIPVHSLSAIIKGVVDAAINGGLRIYEEAFLTPLYLERHPGDDHLVARLKDLIASQIPLLEVALLLHKMKTPASLLPLHEQLEKCFASIQANVETKYGKRVTDIKIDRDAEVTLRRHISANQPQISIDSNRLSETSIGSSDSGISKNQNSRPTTTSSGGFKNTFANLASFNTVNLASDFFEFDRISLSSFTATGSGGKLISNLSSKIGTKLRQTSLGTSPGSKSKKDKTLTKRRSSRKMDRESLSLSVSNSQFYTSPISTASEHSSSIVSSDRDSGGPMSLLSTSTVTAVSNATTPTNSLPVFELTEELHPKRPLRSEVEKEKRLSRPQSIATPTMSSRSLPGDSAAPNGSTTGDTNSIGSAESSSNRNSIITNGSTTSEEDSVPPPLPLKTRTDADYTNLPCAGKGTIEHRQYTTPAPHVHQPSNASHYITFKPLLATGTTVVAVNASYDVVETRNHSVIVINSSSSNVSGCSSPPPGSGGGGYDDRKRPPTPPPKPARNSKV